The stretch of DNA ACCAAGAAGGCTGCGAAGAAGAAGAAGAAGTAGCCTCTGGTAGTGTGTGATTTGCCGGCTGACCGGTCGCAAGATTTGTCAGTCGTGTAATCCTCGCCACCTGATGTGGCCCTGCCCGCGAATCGCTTTCGGCCGGACCGCAACGGCTTTGATTCGCAGGCTCCACCGATCACAACGAGAAAGGGCCGCCTGGCAACTCTGCCAGGCGGCCCTGTGCTTTTTGCTGATCGCTGCTTCCAGCCAGCCGCGGCTAATCACGCTGTTCGATGCGAAGCGACTGGTGCCCCCTGCGCTTAACGAGCCCCCCAGCGGCGCCGGGCAGCCGGCCGACGCCTCCGCAGAACTTCGGGGGCCCGGATCTTGGGCTGGCCGGGAGCGGCCCGCCCGCTGCAGCGGCCGTCAGAGCACCGTCAGGCTCGGCAGTACCGGCGCCGCGCGGTGCCGGTCGGCGAGGCCGCGCACAAGATTGCGGCAGATCGCTTCCAGGTACGGCGCCACTTGCGGATCGTCGAACGTGGCCGCGACGCGCCCCGCATCGCCTTCGGCGCGGATGTGCATGTTGATCGGCACTTCGCCCAGAAAGGGCACCTCGAGTTCGGCCGCCTTACGCTGCGCGCCGCCCGAGCCAAAGATCTCGTACCGCTGGTTGCAGCCAGGACAGAGAAAGTAGCTCATGTTCTCGACCATGCCCAACAGCGGAATGTTTACCTTGCGAAACATGGCGATCGCCTTCACAGCGTCGGCCAGCGCCACGTCTTGCGGAGTGCAAACGACGACGGCGCCGGTGAGCGGCAACAACTGCGAGAGTGTCAGCGCGATGTCGCCCGTCCCCGGCGGCATGTCGATGATCAGGTAATCGAGCTCGCCCCAGTCGGTGTCCTTGAGAAAGTTGGTGATCGCGCCGTGCAGCATGGGTCCGCGCCAGACGACCGCATCGCCCGGCGCGACG from Pirellulales bacterium encodes:
- a CDS encoding Mrp/NBP35 family ATP-binding protein — translated: MAADLPQLADIEAELARFRDPESGRGVVENGQVRDVRLQGDHLALVLELSTHVAPLWQQTRDELAAALRSKFPGLAAVDIQLDVLRRPVLPIGQIGLCAKSVIAVGSGKGGVGKSTIATSLAFGLRRAGCVVGLMDADVYGPSVPHLIGVQQRPSVTPEKKLAPIEAGGLKVMSMGFLVAPGDAVVWRGPMLHGAITNFLKDTDWGELDYLIIDMPPGTGDIALTLSQLLPLTGAVVVCTPQDVALADAVKAIAMFRKVNIPLLGMVENMSYFLCPGCNQRYEIFGSGGAQRKAAELEVPFLGEVPINMHIRAEGDAGRVAATFDDPQVAPYLEAICRNLVRGLADRHRAAPVLPSLTVL